The Pseudomonas orientalis genome contains a region encoding:
- a CDS encoding DUF2058 domain-containing protein, whose translation MSLSLRDQLLKAGLVNQKQAKQVGKEKQKQQRLVHKGQAEVDDTQARLAAEAHAEKVKRDQELNRQQQEKAEAKARTAQVKQLIETSRLPKLTTEDYYNFVDDKKVKRLSVNTLMRNKLSNGSLAIVHHGGGYEVIPREAALKIQERAPERIVQLNLLTESQVPDEDDPYAAYQIPDDLMW comes from the coding sequence ATGAGCCTTTCCCTTCGCGACCAGTTGCTCAAAGCAGGTCTGGTCAACCAAAAGCAGGCCAAGCAGGTCGGCAAAGAGAAGCAGAAACAGCAGCGCCTGGTCCACAAGGGCCAGGCTGAGGTCGATGACACCCAGGCGCGCCTGGCCGCCGAGGCGCACGCCGAGAAGGTCAAGCGCGATCAGGAGCTGAACCGCCAGCAGCAGGAAAAAGCCGAGGCCAAGGCCCGTACGGCCCAGGTCAAGCAATTGATCGAAACCTCGCGGCTGCCAAAGTTGACCACCGAGGACTACTACAACTTCGTGGATGACAAGAAGGTCAAGCGCCTGTCGGTCAACACGCTGATGCGCAATAAGCTCAGCAATGGCTCCCTGGCCATCGTGCACCACGGCGGCGGCTACGAAGTGATCCCGCGTGAAGCCGCGCTGAAGATCCAGGAGCGCGCGCCGGAACGTATCGTGCAGCTCAACCTCCTGACCGAAAGCCAGGTGCCGGATGAGGATGATCCGTACGCCGCCTACCAGATCCCGGATGATCTGATGTGGTAA
- a CDS encoding glycerophosphodiester phosphodiesterase, producing the protein MTLLARSQLPPATSDAVSLRASPGSAVDSGALTRLSADDVQQMLQSRCHSELLKERTGHNLMLTAHRGTGPTSVFGSTFPQRLHPENSLQAIKAAIVQGADAVEIDIFKAKDGTVMVTHDDEIWRNAFGADRSGAKLPEGETKASYLVGQKTADELQKIPIGRKGEVTPTLSSVIELVNDANQTLIAYGKKPVILNIELKDETAVSSMLDLVEQGGRNMQKLAPESIIFCSFKHEALKELKAEAEQRGLSGINIAPGIKTADLFGKENMKEDFSLKDPNAKYQTNATNNLRSLVEGNGFQGYDGILWDLRAPIVELAASGKKAIHASTSDFRQYGDNRDFSHVLLELSKQAETFFKCDNVDDARKVLLESSILLGGVGIQMLYKKTPEGGDAFYFYRPDDQHDNSSILKTGAKKPIAYSKLVSE; encoded by the coding sequence ATGACTCTCCTCGCAAGGTCTCAACTCCCGCCCGCAACGTCTGATGCCGTCAGCCTGCGAGCGTCGCCAGGCTCCGCAGTTGATAGCGGCGCCCTGACCCGTCTGAGTGCCGATGACGTACAGCAGATGCTTCAATCTCGATGCCACAGCGAACTTCTCAAAGAACGCACGGGACACAACCTGATGCTGACCGCCCATCGCGGAACGGGCCCAACAAGCGTGTTTGGCTCGACATTTCCGCAGAGACTTCATCCTGAGAACAGCCTCCAAGCAATCAAAGCTGCGATTGTCCAAGGCGCCGATGCGGTTGAAATCGATATTTTCAAAGCCAAAGACGGCACCGTGATGGTCACCCATGACGATGAGATCTGGCGTAACGCGTTCGGCGCTGATCGCAGCGGCGCCAAACTGCCCGAGGGCGAAACCAAGGCGTCCTATCTGGTTGGGCAAAAGACAGCCGATGAACTGCAAAAAATCCCTATTGGACGCAAGGGTGAAGTCACACCTACGCTGTCGTCAGTTATCGAACTGGTCAACGATGCGAACCAGACACTTATTGCGTACGGCAAAAAACCGGTCATTCTCAATATCGAACTGAAAGATGAAACCGCCGTGTCTTCCATGCTTGATCTCGTGGAACAGGGTGGGCGGAACATGCAGAAACTTGCCCCGGAAAGCATCATTTTCTGTTCGTTCAAACACGAGGCGCTCAAGGAGTTGAAAGCTGAGGCCGAGCAGCGTGGCTTGAGCGGAATAAACATCGCTCCCGGCATCAAAACAGCGGACTTGTTCGGCAAAGAAAACATGAAGGAGGACTTCTCCCTCAAAGATCCCAACGCGAAGTATCAAACCAACGCCACGAACAATCTGCGCAGTCTGGTGGAGGGCAATGGGTTTCAAGGCTACGACGGGATCCTGTGGGATTTGCGCGCGCCGATCGTCGAACTTGCCGCGTCAGGGAAGAAGGCCATCCACGCCTCCACTTCAGACTTCAGGCAATACGGCGACAATCGCGACTTTTCCCACGTACTCCTCGAGTTGAGCAAGCAAGCTGAAACGTTTTTCAAATGTGACAACGTTGATGACGCGCGGAAAGTCTTGCTGGAATCCAGCATCTTGCTGGGCGGTGTAGGCATTCAGATGCTGTATAAAAAAACACCGGAGGGTGGCGACGCGTTTTATTTCTATCGACCTGATGATCAACATGACAACAGTTCGATCCTGAAAACAGGGGCAAAAAAACCGATTGCCTACTCAAAACTCGTGTCGGAATAA
- the mazG gene encoding nucleoside triphosphate pyrophosphohydrolase — MYSLDDLLHLMNRLRDPQYGCPWDIKQTYATIVPHTLEEAYEVADAIERGDFDHLQGELGDLLFQVVYYSQLAREEGRFEFAGVIDSITRKLIRRHPHVFPTGDLYAPLDIPQLSEEQVKQRWEQIKAEERAEKSDAPEQLSLLDDVPTALPSLSRAAKLQKRASQVGFDWPSALPVVDNVREELDEVLEAMADNDAAAIADEVGDLLFAAVNLARHLKVDPETALRGANAKFERRFRFIEQALRDTHQPIEDCTLETLDALWGEAKRHEKNVSSCG; from the coding sequence ATGTATTCACTAGACGACCTGCTACACCTGATGAACCGCCTGCGCGACCCGCAATACGGGTGCCCGTGGGACATCAAGCAGACCTACGCCACTATCGTGCCGCATACCCTTGAAGAAGCCTACGAGGTGGCCGATGCCATCGAGCGCGGCGACTTCGATCATCTGCAAGGCGAGCTGGGCGACCTGCTGTTCCAGGTGGTGTATTACAGCCAACTGGCGCGCGAAGAAGGGCGCTTCGAATTTGCCGGCGTGATCGACAGCATCACCCGCAAGCTGATCCGGCGTCATCCCCATGTGTTCCCTACCGGCGATCTTTACGCACCGCTGGATATCCCGCAGTTGAGCGAAGAGCAGGTCAAGCAGCGCTGGGAGCAGATCAAGGCCGAGGAACGCGCGGAAAAATCCGACGCGCCTGAGCAACTGTCCCTGCTTGATGATGTGCCCACCGCCTTGCCGTCGCTGTCCCGTGCCGCCAAATTGCAAAAGCGGGCCAGCCAGGTGGGTTTCGACTGGCCGTCGGCGTTGCCGGTGGTGGACAACGTACGCGAAGAGCTGGATGAAGTGCTCGAAGCCATGGCCGATAACGACGCGGCGGCGATTGCCGATGAGGTGGGTGACCTGTTGTTCGCAGCGGTCAACCTGGCCCGTCACCTCAAGGTCGACCCTGAAACCGCGCTGCGCGGTGCCAATGCCAAATTCGAGCGACGTTTCCGATTTATCGAACAGGCATTGCGCGACACGCACCAACCCATAGAAGATTGCACCCTCGAAACGTTGGACGCCCTGTGGGGCGAAGCCAAACGCCACGAAAAGAATGTATCCAGCTGCGGTTGA
- the relA gene encoding GTP diphosphokinase, with the protein MVQVRAHQPINTDGSINLEAWLDHAVSVDPALDREALKAACEFARESEQQDNAAKNLWAEGTSSFRTGLEIAEILADLKLDQDSLIAAVLYRGVREGHIPLPTVSQRFGAVVAKLIDGVLRMAAISASLSPRQSMVLGTQGQVENLRKMLVAMVDDVRVALIKLAERTCAIRAVKTADDEKRNRVAREVFDIYAPLAHRLGIGHIKWELEDLSFRYLEPDQYKQIATLLHERRLDRERFISDVMGQLRAELQATGVDADISGRAKHIYSIWRKMQRKGLAFSQIYDVRAVRVLVPEMRDCYTALGIVHTLWRHIPKEFDDYIANPKENGYRSLHTAVIGPEGKVLEVQIRTHAMHEEAELGVCAHWRYKGTDVKAGSNQYEEKISWLRQVLEWHEELGDIGGLAEQLRVDIEPDRVYIFTPDGHAIDLPKGATPLDFAYRVHTEIGHNCRGAKINGRIVPLNYSLQTGEQVEIITSKHGTPSRDWLNPNLGYITTSRARAKIVHWFKLQARDQNVAAGKTLLERELARLGLPQVDFDKLAEKANMKIAEDMFAALGAGDLRLAQLVNLAQQLVEPERGNEQLELIPRKATGYKPGKRGDIQIQGVGNLMTQMAGCCQPLPGDAIVGYITQGRGVSIHRQDCASVLQLGGREPERIIQVSWGPVPVLTYPVDIIIRAYDRSGLLRDVSQVLLNERINVLAVNTRSNKEDNTALMSLTIEIPGLDALGRLLGRISQLPNIIETRRNRTPG; encoded by the coding sequence ATGGTACAGGTGAGAGCACACCAGCCGATCAACACCGACGGCAGTATCAATCTCGAGGCATGGCTGGATCATGCCGTCAGTGTCGACCCGGCACTGGACCGTGAAGCCTTGAAAGCAGCCTGCGAGTTCGCTCGTGAGTCTGAACAGCAGGACAATGCGGCCAAGAACCTGTGGGCGGAGGGCACTTCAAGCTTTCGTACCGGGTTGGAAATCGCCGAGATCCTCGCCGATCTCAAGCTGGACCAGGATTCGCTGATTGCCGCCGTGCTCTATCGCGGCGTGCGCGAAGGGCATATCCCGTTGCCGACCGTCAGCCAGCGTTTCGGCGCAGTGGTGGCCAAGCTGATCGACGGCGTGCTGCGCATGGCGGCCATCAGTGCCAGCCTCAGCCCGCGCCAGTCCATGGTGCTGGGGACCCAGGGCCAGGTGGAAAACCTGCGCAAGATGCTGGTGGCGATGGTCGACGACGTCCGCGTCGCGCTGATCAAGCTGGCTGAACGTACCTGCGCGATCCGTGCGGTGAAAACCGCCGACGACGAAAAACGCAACCGCGTTGCCCGCGAAGTCTTCGACATCTACGCGCCGTTGGCGCACCGCCTGGGCATCGGTCATATCAAATGGGAGCTGGAGGACCTGTCCTTCCGCTACCTCGAACCCGATCAATACAAACAGATCGCCACGCTGCTGCATGAGCGGCGGCTCGACCGCGAGCGCTTTATCAGCGACGTGATGGGCCAGTTGCGTGCCGAGTTGCAGGCCACCGGCGTCGATGCCGACATCAGCGGCCGCGCCAAGCACATCTATTCGATCTGGCGCAAAATGCAGCGCAAGGGCCTGGCGTTCAGCCAGATCTACGACGTACGGGCCGTGCGTGTGCTGGTGCCGGAAATGCGCGATTGCTACACCGCGCTGGGGATCGTCCACACGCTGTGGCGCCACATTCCCAAAGAGTTCGACGACTACATCGCCAACCCCAAGGAAAACGGCTATCGCTCGCTGCACACGGCGGTGATCGGTCCTGAGGGCAAGGTGCTCGAAGTGCAGATCCGCACCCACGCCATGCACGAAGAGGCCGAGTTGGGCGTCTGCGCCCATTGGCGCTACAAGGGCACCGACGTCAAGGCCGGGTCGAACCAGTACGAAGAGAAGATCTCCTGGCTGCGTCAGGTACTGGAGTGGCACGAAGAACTCGGCGACATCGGCGGCCTGGCCGAACAGCTGCGCGTGGATATCGAACCGGACCGGGTCTACATCTTCACCCCCGACGGTCACGCCATCGACCTGCCCAAGGGCGCCACGCCGCTGGACTTCGCTTACCGCGTGCACACCGAAATCGGCCACAACTGCCGTGGCGCCAAGATCAACGGGCGCATCGTGCCGCTCAACTACAGCCTGCAAACCGGTGAGCAGGTCGAGATCATCACCAGCAAGCACGGCACGCCGAGCCGCGACTGGCTGAACCCGAACCTGGGGTATATCACCACCTCACGGGCACGGGCGAAGATCGTCCACTGGTTCAAGCTGCAGGCCCGCGACCAGAACGTCGCCGCCGGCAAGACCCTGCTCGAACGCGAACTGGCGCGCCTGGGCCTGCCGCAGGTGGACTTCGACAAGCTGGCCGAAAAGGCCAACATGAAGATCGCCGAAGACATGTTCGCCGCCCTCGGTGCCGGCGACTTGCGCCTGGCCCAGTTGGTCAACCTGGCCCAGCAACTGGTGGAGCCGGAGCGTGGCAACGAGCAGTTGGAACTGATCCCGCGCAAGGCCACCGGCTACAAGCCCGGCAAGCGTGGCGATATCCAGATCCAGGGCGTGGGCAACCTGATGACGCAAATGGCCGGCTGCTGCCAGCCGTTGCCCGGCGACGCCATCGTCGGCTACATCACCCAGGGCCGCGGCGTGAGCATTCACCGCCAGGACTGCGCCTCGGTGCTGCAATTGGGCGGGCGCGAGCCGGAGCGGATCATCCAGGTCAGCTGGGGCCCGGTGCCGGTGCTCACCTACCCGGTGGACATCATCATCCGCGCCTACGACCGTTCCGGTTTGCTGCGTGACGTCTCGCAAGTGCTGCTCAATGAGCGGATCAACGTACTCGCGGTCAACACCCGCTCGAACAAGGAGGACAACACCGCGCTGATGTCCCTGACCATCGAGATTCCGGGGCTCGACGCGCTGGGGCGGTTGCTGGGGCGGATTTCCCAGCTGCCGAACATCATTGAGACGCGGCGCAATCGCACCCCTGGGTGA
- a CDS encoding tRNA-uridine aminocarboxypropyltransferase, with protein MSRPQCSRCLRPLSHCLCSLIPSLDSCTRVLLLQHPSEVSHALNTARLAALGLTHAQLVVGEVFDDLETLLNPPGYQARLLFPADDAQSLQAYEPGDQPLLLVVPDGTWRKARKLLHLNPLLAALPRVTLPAGGVSRYRLRKAPGPGALSTIEAIVQALQVLEAPVSFEPLLKPFEALIEGQISAMGAAVFQRNHAQ; from the coding sequence TTCCCGTTGTCTCAGGCCCCTCAGCCACTGCTTGTGCTCGCTGATCCCCAGCCTCGACAGTTGCACTCGCGTGTTGCTGTTGCAGCATCCGAGCGAGGTCAGCCATGCGCTCAATACCGCGCGACTGGCGGCGTTGGGGCTCACCCATGCGCAACTGGTGGTGGGGGAAGTGTTCGATGATCTGGAGACGTTATTGAATCCGCCCGGTTATCAGGCGCGTCTGTTATTCCCGGCCGATGATGCGCAGTCTTTGCAAGCCTATGAGCCTGGTGATCAGCCGCTGCTGCTGGTGGTGCCCGACGGCACCTGGCGCAAGGCGCGCAAACTGCTGCACCTCAACCCTTTGCTGGCGGCCTTGCCCCGTGTGACGTTGCCCGCCGGCGGCGTTTCCCGGTATCGGCTGCGCAAGGCGCCCGGGCCTGGCGCTTTGTCGACGATAGAGGCGATTGTGCAGGCATTGCAGGTGTTGGAAGCACCGGTATCGTTTGAGCCGCTGCTAAAACCCTTCGAGGCGCTGATCGAAGGGCAGATCTCGGCGATGGGTGCAGCGGTGTTTCAGCGAAATCACGCGCAATAA
- the cysM gene encoding cysteine synthase CysM, translating to MTLQYPTIADCVGNTPLVRLQRMAGDTSNTLLLKLEGNNPAGSVKDRPALSMITRAELRGQIKPGDTLIEATSGNTGIALAMAAAIKGYKMVLIMPDNGSAERKAAMTAYGAQLILVTQEEGMEGARDLAERLAAEGRGLVLDQFANGDNPEAHYTSTGPEIWRQTQGTITHFVSSMGTTGTIMGNSRYLKEQNPAIQIVGLQPMEGAAIPGIRRWPEEYLPRIYNATRVDRIIDMAQREAEDTTRRLAREEGIFCGVSSGGAVAGMLRLSEEVENAVIVAIICDRGDRYLSTGIFDEPN from the coding sequence ATGACCTTGCAGTACCCAACAATCGCCGATTGCGTCGGCAACACACCCCTGGTCCGCTTGCAACGCATGGCGGGTGACACCAGCAATACCCTGTTGCTCAAGCTTGAAGGCAACAACCCCGCCGGGTCCGTCAAGGATCGTCCGGCGCTGTCGATGATCACCCGCGCCGAACTGCGCGGGCAGATCAAGCCGGGAGACACGCTGATCGAAGCCACCTCGGGTAATACCGGGATCGCCCTGGCCATGGCCGCCGCGATCAAGGGTTACAAGATGGTGCTGATCATGCCCGACAACGGCAGCGCCGAGCGCAAGGCGGCGATGACCGCGTATGGCGCCCAGTTGATCCTGGTTACCCAGGAAGAGGGCATGGAAGGCGCGCGCGACCTCGCCGAACGCCTGGCCGCCGAAGGCCGTGGCCTGGTGCTGGACCAGTTTGCCAATGGGGATAACCCCGAAGCGCACTACACCAGCACCGGCCCGGAAATCTGGCGCCAGACCCAGGGCACCATCACCCATTTCGTCAGCTCCATGGGCACCACCGGCACCATCATGGGCAATTCGCGCTACCTCAAGGAGCAGAACCCGGCGATTCAGATTGTCGGCCTGCAACCGATGGAAGGCGCGGCCATCCCCGGTATCCGCCGCTGGCCCGAAGAGTATTTGCCCAGGATCTACAACGCCACGCGCGTGGACCGCATCATCGACATGGCCCAGCGTGAAGCCGAAGACACCACCCGCCGCCTGGCCCGTGAAGAGGGCATCTTCTGCGGTGTGTCGTCCGGTGGTGCGGTGGCCGGTATGTTGCGCCTGTCCGAAGAAGTGGAAAACGCGGTGATCGTCGCGATCATCTGTGACCGAGGCGACCGCTACCTGTCGACCGGCATCTTCGACGAACCCAACTGA
- the rlmD gene encoding 23S rRNA (uracil(1939)-C(5))-methyltransferase RlmD, giving the protein MAKHERGLRFQPTGGSRAPQIPVGKKQRLTIERLANDGRGIVFFEGRTWFVNGALAGEEVEARVLGAHGKVVEARTERVFTASELRRPAPCPHFGRCGGCSVQHLPHAEQLALKQRMLAEQLSRVAGVEPQAWAAPLSGPEFGYRRRARVAVRWDAKAKQLEVGFRAVASQDIIAIDDCPVLVQALQPIMQRLPNMLRRLSKPQALGHVELFSGTAIAVLLRHMAPLSEADMQVLKEFCTFHDAQLWLQGEGQPEPVEPGNALGFRLEAWDLELAYRPGDFVQVNAGVNEAMVAQALEWLAPQADERVLDLFCGLGNFALPLARQVREVVAVEGVQTMVERAAQNALSNNLHNARFFQADLSQPLTDAEWAKQGFSAVLLDPPRDGAQEVVRRLATLGARRLVYVSCNPATLARDTVELVKQGYRLKRAGILDMFPQTAHVEAMALFEAG; this is encoded by the coding sequence ATGGCCAAGCACGAGAGAGGCCTGCGTTTCCAACCGACGGGCGGCAGCCGGGCCCCTCAGATTCCCGTGGGCAAGAAACAACGCCTGACCATCGAACGCCTGGCCAACGACGGGCGCGGCATTGTGTTCTTCGAAGGGCGCACCTGGTTCGTCAACGGTGCGCTGGCCGGTGAAGAAGTCGAAGCGCGGGTGCTGGGCGCCCACGGCAAGGTGGTCGAGGCGCGCACCGAACGTGTGTTCACGGCCAGCGAACTGCGCCGTCCGGCGCCGTGCCCACATTTTGGCCGCTGTGGCGGCTGCAGCGTGCAACACCTGCCCCATGCCGAACAACTTGCGCTGAAACAGCGCATGCTCGCCGAGCAATTGTCCCGTGTGGCCGGTGTCGAACCGCAAGCGTGGGCTGCGCCTTTGAGCGGGCCGGAATTCGGCTACCGGCGCCGCGCCCGTGTGGCCGTGCGCTGGGATGCCAAGGCGAAGCAGCTTGAAGTAGGCTTCCGCGCCGTGGCCAGCCAGGACATCATCGCCATCGATGATTGCCCGGTACTGGTACAGGCCTTGCAACCGATCATGCAGCGTCTGCCGAACATGCTGCGCCGTTTGAGCAAGCCTCAGGCGTTGGGGCACGTGGAGTTGTTCAGTGGTACGGCCATCGCCGTGTTGCTGCGGCATATGGCACCGCTGTCCGAGGCGGACATGCAGGTGTTGAAAGAATTTTGCACCTTCCATGATGCCCAGTTGTGGCTGCAGGGCGAGGGCCAGCCGGAGCCGGTCGAGCCGGGTAACGCGCTCGGTTTCCGCCTGGAGGCGTGGGACCTGGAGCTGGCGTACCGGCCGGGTGATTTTGTGCAGGTCAATGCCGGGGTCAACGAGGCGATGGTCGCCCAGGCTCTGGAATGGCTGGCGCCGCAAGCCGATGAACGGGTGCTGGACCTGTTTTGCGGGCTGGGCAATTTTGCCCTGCCACTGGCCAGGCAGGTACGCGAAGTCGTTGCCGTGGAAGGCGTGCAGACCATGGTGGAGCGTGCGGCACAGAATGCCCTAAGCAACAATTTGCATAATGCACGGTTTTTTCAGGCCGATTTGTCCCAGCCCCTGACTGACGCGGAATGGGCCAAACAGGGCTTTTCTGCGGTACTCTTGGACCCACCGCGCGACGGTGCCCAGGAAGTTGTGCGCAGACTTGCCACCCTGGGGGCCAGGCGCCTGGTGTATGTGTCCTGCAATCCGGCGACGCTGGCGCGGGACACGGTTGAGTTGGTCAAGCAAGGCTACCGGCTAAAGCGTGCCGGGATCCTCGACATGTTTCCGCAGACAGCGCATGTCGAGGCCATGGCGTTATTTGAAGCGGGCTAG